The nucleotide window CTGATAATAAGGGGAAAATCATCCAACTCTCTCCTCCCAAAACGAGTAAAAAATAAATGACAATGGATACAGATGAGGCATAGGTTAAAGCCCCAACTGTTAAGGTTTTCCAATCCGGTAAAAACCGATTTTTAGAAACCCAGCGTTTTCGTTGTCCCAAAAATTCGGAGAAATCCTGTTTAGATTGTGTGGAAACCATGGATTCCTTGGTTTGCATAAACAGTATTTGTCCAGGAAAACGGTTTTGAATTTTATGAAGCAAGAACATATCATCGCCTGAAGCAAATCCGTCGTTTCCGTAACCACCCACCGCATAAAAACAATCCTTTCGATAGGCTAAATTAGCTCCATTGCACATCAGTGGATGTCCCAAATGGGAGGTAGCGGCGGTTACACCAATTAAGCTGGAGAACTCCAACTGTTGAAAGGCTTGAAAAAATCCAGGTTGGTAATGAAATTGTACCGGACCAAGAACCAGTTGGATGTTGGGATTTGAAAAGGGAAGAACCAACTGGCTTAACCAGTTTTTGCCTACCCTACAATCGGCATCTGTTGTAACAATAATTGGAAAACCGGCTATTTCAATTCCTTTTTCAATTGCTCTTTTCTTATAAATATTAAAGCCTTTGCTATCTTCCAACCGAATTGCTTTTAAAGAGTATTTGACTTTAGATTGGTAATTTTCAATACATGCCAAGGTGCCATCTTCGGAGGCATCGTCAATAACAATTACTTCCAGATGGGAAAATGGGTGGTTTTGTTGGTTTAAATCCTCGAGTAATGATGGTAAGGTGTTTGCTTCATTTCTGGCAGCAATTACAATACTTACCCCAATAGTATTGCTGCTTTCGGAATAGCTTGGAAGCCGGAAATTCTTCCAGGCCCTGGCCAGGCTAAGCAAATACAGACCATACAGCACCTGAATAAGCAACAAGAGGTATGTGAGAAAGAGAATCAACTGATGGAGGAAGTGCTCAAAAGTAAACCAATCCTACCTTCGCCCTCCTTTTAATGTTGAATGAAGTATGAATTTGCATTAAACCCAGATTAGCCATTTGAAAGGCTAAAACGAGTTAAGTATTTGTAAATCAATCTGTTTTTTCAAATTGATAAAAACTTCTATCCCGAATTTCTTTGGGAGGGGTAATCCCAACTCGATCAAGCAATTCGGATTTGGAATCAGCCTTTTACTTGATTTGGGTTAAACCGGCAGATTCAACCCCAAAAAATCAAACTTTCATTTTAATTCCCTTTTTTTAATGACGGTTTAAACCGTCATATTAAAAAAAACAAGTTTTTCATTCACCGGCAACCTTCCTTCCACTTTTTTTCAACCGCAACATTCAGGGCCTGCACCCTCGGGCAACGATTGAGGCAAGTAGCCCACAGGACACCTACGGCGATAGCCTAGGTGGACGAGGACTACAGCCGAAAGCGTGACCCGAACGCCCGTGAAGAATTTTCAGGAGTTGCACAAAACTAATTGGGCGGAGGGGGCCCGCATAACAGGAATTTTACAAAAACAGATTCGTATGGTTTGACTTTTTAAGATGCCCTTTTTATTGCAGACATAAAGTTTTGAATGATCGTAGCCTTCAGGTTTCGAAATGGCCAGCCTGGATATTCATTTTTCTACGGGCATTTCCGCTTCCGAATCCCGGGTTGAATGACCTAGCTTTCTATAGATTTTAAGTAAAATCAGAAAATAAGACAGCATGAGAGGTCCGAAAATTAAACCGGCTAAACCAAATAATTTGAGTCCGCCCAAAACGCCCAAAATGGTAATTAAGGGGTGCACATCGGCAATTCGTTTTTGAAAAACAAAGCGAAATAAATTATCTACCATCGAAATTACAATTCCGCCATAAGCCAAAATACCAATCCCTTCCAGGGTTTGATCTTGCATCAGTTTAATTAAGCCTGCAGGTAGCCAAATTAAGGTGGTACCAACAAAAGGAATTAAGGAAAAGGCCCCTGAAATTAGTCCCCAAAAAAATGGATCGGGAACATTAAAAAGCCAATAACCAAAACAGGCAACAATACCTTGTAAAATGGCTAAAATGGGCGTGCCTAAAGCATTGGAATAAATCTGAACCTCCAGTTCTTTTCCTAATACGGCTAAATCTTCAGGGGAGAACTCCAAATGTTCAGAAATCCATGTTTCTATATTCTCTGAATTTTGAAGCATGTAGTAAACAATGAAATACATGATCAAGGTATTGGCCATAAAATTGGCCGATTCAGATAGCATGTTAGCAAAAATGGAAGTGGCAAATTCCTGGATTTTTTGGATATTATCCGGACTAATCAGCCTGATACCAATCAACGAAAACAGCTTGTTGTCGATGGACATTAAGCTGGTATCGATGGATACATCCTGCAGTAAAAACTTCAATTTGGCATAAAAGGCATTGCTAACCAAGATTACCGGCAAAACGATTACCACGATGCTAATTAGCATAAAAATCCAGATAGACAGGGTGGTGTTTAACTTTAAACGATTTTCGAAAAATCCAATGACAGGTTTTCCTAAAACATAAAAAATGATGGAAGTAAGGAATACACTTA belongs to Bacteroidia bacterium and includes:
- a CDS encoding glycosyltransferase, encoding MILFLTYLLLLIQVLYGLYLLSLARAWKNFRLPSYSESSNTIGVSIVIAARNEANTLPSLLEDLNQQNHPFSHLEVIVIDDASEDGTLACIENYQSKVKYSLKAIRLEDSKGFNIYKKRAIEKGIEIAGFPIIVTTDADCRVGKNWLSQLVLPFSNPNIQLVLGPVQFHYQPGFFQAFQQLEFSSLIGVTAATSHLGHPLMCNGANLAYRKDCFYAVGGYGNDGFASGDDMFLLHKIQNRFPGQILFMQTKESMVSTQSKQDFSEFLGQRKRWVSKNRFLPDWKTLTVGALTYASSVSIVIYFLLVLGGESWMIFPLLSAMIIKGLTDYFFLKTIANFFNLDKSLPYFFPAYLMNLIYTSLILPYSSLGRNYQWKGRSVR
- a CDS encoding AI-2E family transporter, whose translation is MLSSIENEKLAQRIFLAVLVGLGLIIFYSLSDLLSVFLTSIIFYVLGKPVIGFFENRLKLNTTLSIWIFMLISIVVIVLPVILVSNAFYAKLKFLLQDVSIDTSLMSIDNKLFSLIGIRLISPDNIQKIQEFATSIFANMLSESANFMANTLIMYFIVYYMLQNSENIETWISEHLEFSPEDLAVLGKELEVQIYSNALGTPILAILQGIVACFGYWLFNVPDPFFWGLISGAFSLIPFVGTTLIWLPAGLIKLMQDQTLEGIGILAYGGIVISMVDNLFRFVFQKRIADVHPLITILGVLGGLKLFGLAGLIFGPLMLSYFLILLKIYRKLGHSTRDSEAEMPVEK